The following proteins are encoded in a genomic region of Rubrobacter xylanophilus DSM 9941:
- a CDS encoding carbohydrate ABC transporter permease, which produces MAEGGRKWGGWRPVHLLFLLPALLLYSLFVVYPMVSALRFSLYEWNGLERVAFSGLENFRILFTRYPYNQEVWDALRHNLYLFAVTMVAQNAFALFLAVVLDRGIRRGRTLFRNVFFLPHLVAVVVVGFLWSLILNPQFGALNRALEAAGLGALAHPWLGDPDTALTAVALVNAWSWVGFPLIIFLANLAGIPEEYHEAARLDGAGGWQAFRYITLPLLAPSITIVTVLTFIGNFNAFDLIYAMGGSNGSPGGSTDVLALLFYRIAFAGNDPNAVGVSNAMAVLMFLVVFAASVLYLRWRGRGEVTY; this is translated from the coding sequence TTGGCTGAAGGGGGGAGGAAGTGGGGCGGGTGGAGGCCCGTGCACCTGCTCTTCCTCCTCCCCGCCCTGCTGCTATATTCCCTCTTCGTCGTCTACCCCATGGTGAGCGCCCTGAGGTTCTCCCTCTACGAGTGGAACGGTCTCGAGCGGGTGGCGTTCTCCGGGCTCGAGAACTTCCGGATTCTCTTCACCCGCTACCCGTACAACCAGGAGGTCTGGGACGCGCTGCGGCACAACCTCTACCTCTTCGCCGTGACCATGGTCGCCCAGAACGCCTTCGCGCTCTTTCTGGCCGTGGTGCTCGACCGCGGCATCCGGCGGGGCCGCACCCTCTTCCGCAACGTCTTCTTCCTGCCGCACCTCGTCGCCGTCGTGGTGGTGGGGTTTCTGTGGAGCCTGATCCTCAACCCCCAGTTCGGGGCGCTCAACCGGGCCCTGGAGGCCGCCGGGCTGGGGGCGCTCGCCCACCCCTGGCTCGGCGACCCGGACACCGCCCTCACCGCCGTCGCGCTCGTCAACGCCTGGAGCTGGGTGGGCTTCCCGCTCATCATCTTCCTGGCCAACCTGGCGGGCATCCCCGAGGAGTACCACGAGGCCGCCCGGCTCGACGGCGCGGGCGGCTGGCAGGCCTTCCGGTACATCACCCTGCCGTTGCTCGCGCCCAGCATAACCATCGTCACCGTCCTGACCTTCATCGGGAACTTCAACGCCTTCGACCTCATCTACGCCATGGGCGGCTCCAACGGTAGCCCGGGGGGCTCCACCGACGTGCTGGCGCTGCTCTTCTACCGCATAGCCTTCGCGGGCAACGACCCCAACGCGGTGGGCGTGAGCAACGCCATGGCGGTGCTCATGTTCCTCGTGGTCTTCGCCGCCTCGGTGCTCTACCTGCGCTGGCGGGGCAGGGGGGAGGTGACCTACTAG
- a CDS encoding N-acetylglucosamine kinase — translation MGYPLYLGVDAGGTKTHAVLVDADGEMIAEATAGPGNPLSAGEGVARRSLEGAVREALRFGRPAAAHLGFAGAGRRRDLERIEALVRSLGLPCPFTVSDDAKIAFYAVAGPPGAILVCGTGSIAVAYAPDGASCRAGGHGYLLGDEGSGYWIGREAVRAALRAADGRGGPTRLVEKVPELLGFASLDEVVSAVYEGGMGRSGLAGLAKHVLEIEDSAAHRIVSDAADELALSVRAAVESARIEGDPTPLVLSGGLLNGENALRRAVEARLGRDFEVLASNPVPAIGAARIARFSA, via the coding sequence ATGGGCTACCCGCTCTACCTGGGGGTGGACGCGGGCGGCACGAAGACCCACGCCGTGCTGGTGGACGCAGACGGCGAAATGATCGCGGAGGCCACCGCCGGCCCCGGGAACCCGCTCTCCGCCGGGGAGGGGGTCGCCCGGCGCTCCCTGGAGGGGGCCGTGCGGGAGGCGCTCCGCTTCGGGCGGCCGGCCGCCGCCCACCTGGGCTTCGCGGGGGCGGGCCGCCGAAGGGACCTGGAGAGGATAGAGGCGCTGGTCCGCTCGCTCGGGCTGCCGTGCCCGTTCACCGTTTCCGACGACGCGAAGATAGCCTTCTACGCCGTCGCCGGGCCGCCGGGCGCCATCCTCGTCTGCGGCACGGGTTCGATCGCGGTAGCCTACGCCCCTGATGGCGCCTCGTGCCGGGCCGGGGGACACGGCTACCTGCTGGGCGACGAGGGGAGCGGGTACTGGATCGGGCGCGAGGCGGTCCGGGCCGCCCTCCGCGCCGCCGATGGCAGAGGAGGCCCTACGAGGCTGGTGGAAAAAGTGCCGGAGCTGCTGGGCTTCGCTTCTCTGGACGAAGTGGTGAGCGCGGTCTACGAGGGAGGGATGGGGCGCTCCGGGCTGGCCGGTCTTGCAAAACACGTCTTGGAAATAGAGGACTCTGCGGCCCACCGCATCGTTTCTGATGCCGCTGATGAGCTCGCTCTGTCTGTTCGAGCCGCCGTCGAATCCGCGAGGATCGAAGGCGATCCTACGCCGCTCGTTCTCTCTGGCGGGTTGTTGAACGGAGAAAACGCCCTGCGTCGGGCAGTAGAGGCCCGTCTGGGGAGAGATTTCGAAGTCCTTGCATCGAACCCCGTGCCGGCTATCGGAGCGGCGCGGATTGCCAGGTTCTCGGCGTGA
- a CDS encoding glycoside hydrolase family 3 protein, translated as MGMGRLRCVVLGVMLLVLGAAGTGAARPGEECGRHVVERVLHRMSLEEKVGQMFVTYAYGDSAEDTDPEMVAANREAHGVDDFRQLIERYHLGGIIYFAWSGNVENPRQIAGLSNGLQRAALGSGAGVPLLISTDQEQGVVVRVDYPATQFPGSIALGAGRGEEDARTAAEITGEELRAIGINQNFAPVADVNVNPRNPVIGVRSFGEDPRLVARLTAAQVEGYQEGAGVAATAKHFPGHGDTDVDSHYGLPVINHSREELAEVDLPPFEAAIRSGVDAIMTAHIVVPALDGSGRPATLSKPILTGLLRREMGFDGVIVTDSLGMAGVRQQFGDERVPVEAIKAGADMLLMPPDIDLAYNAVLEAVRSGEIKRRRIDASVRRILALKLERGLFEDPFVNEERVDEVVGTPEHHAAAAEISDRTITLVKNEAGLLPLEPDTGRKVLVTGAGGYAGSAADQGDRSTLGSLAAAMEGFGVETEVYETGTDPDASRRSAAVAKAQNSDLVVVTTNKAWTSEGQQRLVKELLATGRPVIVAAVRDPYDIAYFTEAETYLATYSYKPVSMEALARVLFGAVNPTGRLPVTIPTAEDPNAALYPYGHGLSY; from the coding sequence ATGGGTATGGGCCGGCTGCGCTGCGTGGTGTTGGGGGTCATGCTGCTGGTGCTGGGCGCGGCGGGGACGGGGGCTGCGCGGCCCGGGGAGGAGTGCGGGCGGCACGTGGTGGAGCGGGTCTTGCACCGCATGTCGCTGGAGGAGAAGGTCGGGCAGATGTTCGTCACCTACGCCTACGGGGACAGCGCGGAGGATACGGACCCGGAGATGGTGGCGGCCAACAGGGAGGCCCACGGGGTGGACGACTTCCGCCAGCTCATCGAGCGCTACCACCTCGGCGGGATAATCTACTTCGCCTGGTCGGGCAACGTCGAGAACCCGCGGCAGATAGCCGGGCTCTCCAACGGCCTCCAGCGGGCCGCCCTGGGGAGCGGGGCGGGCGTTCCGCTGCTCATCTCCACCGACCAGGAGCAGGGCGTGGTGGTGCGGGTGGACTACCCGGCGACCCAGTTCCCCGGCAGCATAGCCCTCGGGGCGGGGCGCGGCGAGGAGGACGCCCGCACCGCGGCGGAGATCACCGGGGAGGAGCTGCGGGCGATCGGGATAAACCAGAACTTCGCCCCGGTCGCCGACGTCAACGTCAACCCCAGAAACCCGGTGATCGGGGTGCGCTCCTTCGGGGAGGACCCGCGGCTCGTCGCGCGGCTGACGGCGGCGCAGGTCGAGGGCTACCAGGAGGGGGCTGGCGTCGCCGCCACCGCCAAGCACTTCCCGGGCCACGGGGACACCGACGTGGACAGCCACTACGGGCTGCCCGTCATCAACCACAGCCGGGAGGAGCTCGCCGAGGTGGACCTCCCGCCCTTCGAGGCCGCCATCCGGTCCGGGGTGGACGCCATAATGACCGCCCACATCGTCGTCCCGGCGCTCGACGGCTCCGGGCGCCCGGCGACGCTCTCCAAGCCCATCCTGACCGGCCTGCTGCGCAGGGAGATGGGCTTCGACGGCGTGATCGTCACCGACTCCCTGGGGATGGCCGGGGTGCGCCAGCAGTTCGGCGACGAGCGGGTCCCCGTGGAGGCCATAAAGGCCGGGGCGGACATGCTGCTCATGCCGCCCGACATAGACCTCGCCTACAACGCCGTGCTCGAGGCGGTGCGGAGCGGCGAGATAAAGCGGCGCAGGATAGACGCCTCCGTCCGCCGCATCCTCGCGCTCAAGCTCGAGCGCGGCCTCTTCGAGGACCCCTTCGTAAACGAGGAGAGGGTGGACGAGGTCGTCGGCACCCCCGAACACCACGCCGCGGCCGCGGAGATCTCCGACCGCACCATCACCCTGGTAAAGAACGAGGCGGGCCTGCTGCCGCTGGAGCCCGACACCGGGCGGAAGGTGCTCGTCACCGGGGCGGGCGGCTACGCCGGGAGCGCCGCCGACCAGGGCGACCGCAGCACGCTCGGCAGCCTGGCCGCCGCCATGGAGGGCTTCGGCGTCGAGACGGAGGTCTACGAGACCGGCACCGACCCGGACGCCTCCAGGAGGAGCGCGGCCGTCGCCAAGGCTCAAAATAGCGACCTGGTCGTCGTCACCACCAACAAGGCGTGGACTTCCGAGGGCCAGCAGCGGCTCGTGAAGGAGCTGCTCGCCACCGGCAGGCCCGTCATCGTGGCGGCCGTGCGCGACCCCTACGACATAGCGTACTTCACCGAGGCGGAGACCTACCTGGCCACCTACAGCTACAAGCCCGTCTCGATGGAGGCGCTGGCGCGGGTGCTCTTTGGCGCGGTGAACCCGACCGGCAGGCTCCCGGTCACCATCCCGACCGCCGAAGACCCGAACGCCGCGCTCTACCCCTACGGGCACGGGCTGAGCTACTGA
- a CDS encoding exo-beta-N-acetylmuramidase NamZ family protein yields MEREMNRKDFLRLGAGTAAGIAGASLLGARAAGARPGKGRRVRPGIEVLLEERPGMLRGKKVGIITNPTGVLPDLTHVVDALAAKTNLVAIFAPEHGFRGSEQAGEGEGDYLDPRTKTPVYDIYGKDREEIAATFERAGVETVLFDIQDVGARFYTYIWTMSDSMEASAIGGKEIIVLDRPNPITGLETQGPVLRPEYSTFVGRYPIAQRHGMTVAELARMFNAAFVPERTDGKRANLAFVEMEGWSREMYYEDTGLPWVMPSPNMPTVDTAVVYPGTCMFEGTNLSEGRGTTRPFELLGAPHIDWKLSDAVRALDLPGTMFREAYFAPTFGKHQGKTVGGVQVYVTDRYEHDPIRTALAIMLEAKRLYPDDFAWRYDAWDPARPYWIDKLTGSDYVRTSVDAGKSPDEIVAGWQDELDAFRRMRQKYLLYRARPVPPGPRG; encoded by the coding sequence GTGGAGAGGGAGATGAACCGCAAGGACTTCCTCAGGCTCGGCGCAGGGACGGCCGCCGGCATCGCCGGCGCCTCCTTGCTCGGCGCCCGCGCCGCCGGCGCGAGGCCCGGCAAAGGTCGTCGGGTCAGGCCGGGGATAGAGGTGCTGCTGGAGGAGCGCCCCGGCATGCTGCGGGGGAAGAAGGTTGGGATCATCACCAACCCCACCGGCGTGCTGCCGGACCTGACGCACGTCGTTGACGCGCTGGCGGCCAAGACGAACCTCGTCGCCATCTTCGCGCCGGAGCACGGGTTCAGGGGCTCAGAACAGGCCGGGGAAGGGGAAGGGGACTACCTCGACCCCAGGACCAAAACCCCGGTCTACGACATCTACGGCAAGGACAGGGAGGAGATCGCGGCCACCTTCGAGCGGGCGGGGGTGGAGACGGTCCTCTTCGACATCCAGGATGTGGGCGCCCGCTTCTACACCTACATCTGGACCATGTCCGACAGCATGGAAGCCTCGGCCATCGGCGGGAAGGAGATCATCGTCCTCGATAGGCCGAACCCCATCACCGGCCTCGAGACGCAGGGACCGGTGCTCCGTCCCGAGTACAGCACCTTCGTCGGGCGCTACCCCATCGCCCAGCGCCACGGCATGACCGTCGCCGAGCTCGCGAGGATGTTCAACGCCGCGTTCGTCCCCGAACGCACGGACGGCAAACGGGCCAACCTCGCCTTCGTCGAGATGGAGGGCTGGTCCCGCGAGATGTACTACGAGGACACGGGGTTGCCCTGGGTCATGCCCTCGCCCAACATGCCCACCGTGGACACCGCCGTCGTCTACCCCGGCACCTGCATGTTCGAGGGCACCAACCTCTCCGAAGGCCGCGGCACCACCCGTCCCTTCGAGCTGCTCGGCGCGCCGCACATAGATTGGAAGCTCTCCGACGCCGTGAGGGCGCTAGACTTGCCGGGCACGATGTTCCGCGAGGCGTACTTCGCCCCCACCTTCGGCAAGCACCAGGGCAAGACCGTCGGCGGCGTGCAGGTCTACGTGACGGACCGGTACGAGCACGACCCCATCCGGACGGCGCTCGCGATCATGCTCGAAGCCAAGAGGCTCTACCCCGACGACTTCGCGTGGCGCTACGACGCCTGGGATCCGGCCCGTCCGTACTGGATCGACAAGCTCACCGGCTCGGACTACGTCCGCACCTCGGTGGACGCCGGCAAGAGCCCGGACGAAATAGTCGCCGGCTGGCAGGACGAGCTCGACGCTTTCCGCAGGATGCGGCAGAAGTACCTGCTCTACAGAGCCAGGCCCGTCCCTCCGGGGCCGAGAGGTTGA
- a CDS encoding serine hydrolase domain-containing protein, giving the protein MRRQNLLRLCLPGLVVLVVPLFGGSPAEAVKHQAPPPPKGPGPGKPGPGPSIEPELLKPERVKPEPPRAGPPAPPPPAGPSGPPPKTLRYGTPREAGLLPEYTAQIDGDVEAGLEFYGEYQAYPGAVVLAARNGVIARHDAYGYALKYADDETLLPEEEWVPMQRDTIFDLASISKLFTSIAAVQLVERGKLDLDAPVASYIPKFAQNGKEDVTVQQLLAHTSGLPAWLPLYSRYDTPEERLQAVYAVEPEAPAGTQYRYSDLNMITLGELVELLSGQTLDVFVAQNITEPLGMRDTGYSPPSSKLDRIAATEYQPWTNRGMIRGSVHDENAWSLGGVAGHAGVFGTARDLAVLAQTILNGGSYGGSRILKPQSVRELLTNHNREFPGNDHGLGFELYQHRYMDAMATPSTAGHTGYTGTSLVIDPLDRSFAILLTNRVHPSRVTVSTNPYRRAVARDVARAVAVRIPGKEAAWFSGLGDGLNRTLDLPLHLPAGKKDLEFDLWYDTEPESDYGAVEISTDGGESWRPVSGTISGRGGFRETVEGRFTGWSGRVWHKARFDLGPYEGPAILRFRYATDACCGGRGVYVHGVRVRGGGTTVFDGRRPGDRRLWRPDGWVPSGD; this is encoded by the coding sequence ATGCGGCGCCAGAACCTGCTGCGTCTCTGCCTGCCGGGGCTCGTGGTCCTCGTCGTCCCGCTCTTCGGCGGGTCCCCGGCGGAGGCCGTAAAGCACCAGGCTCCGCCCCCGCCGAAGGGACCCGGTCCCGGCAAACCCGGCCCCGGACCCTCCATCGAGCCTGAGCTGTTGAAGCCGGAGCGGGTAAAGCCCGAGCCTCCCCGCGCCGGGCCGCCGGCTCCGCCGCCACCCGCCGGCCCATCCGGACCTCCGCCGAAGACCCTGCGGTACGGGACGCCGCGGGAGGCCGGTCTCTTGCCGGAGTACACCGCGCAGATAGACGGTGACGTGGAGGCCGGGCTCGAGTTCTACGGCGAGTACCAGGCGTACCCCGGAGCCGTCGTGCTCGCGGCCAGGAACGGCGTCATCGCCAGGCACGACGCCTACGGCTACGCGCTAAAGTACGCCGACGACGAGACCCTGCTGCCCGAGGAGGAGTGGGTCCCCATGCAGAGGGACACCATCTTCGACCTGGCCTCCATCTCCAAGCTCTTCACCTCCATCGCCGCGGTGCAGCTCGTCGAGCGGGGCAAGCTCGACCTGGACGCGCCGGTGGCCAGCTACATCCCAAAGTTCGCGCAGAACGGCAAAGAAGATGTTACGGTGCAGCAGCTTCTCGCGCACACCTCCGGGCTCCCGGCGTGGCTCCCGCTCTACAGCCGCTACGACACGCCGGAGGAGAGGCTCCAGGCCGTCTACGCCGTCGAGCCGGAGGCTCCGGCCGGAACCCAATACCGCTACAGCGACCTGAACATGATCACGCTCGGCGAACTCGTCGAGCTGCTCTCGGGCCAGACGCTGGACGTTTTCGTGGCGCAGAACATAACGGAACCTTTGGGCATGAGAGACACCGGCTACAGCCCGCCATCTTCCAAGCTCGACCGCATCGCGGCCACCGAGTACCAGCCCTGGACGAACCGGGGTATGATCCGGGGCAGCGTCCACGACGAGAACGCCTGGTCCCTCGGCGGTGTGGCCGGTCACGCCGGCGTCTTCGGCACGGCGCGCGACCTCGCCGTACTCGCCCAGACCATCCTGAACGGCGGCAGCTACGGTGGATCTCGCATCCTCAAGCCGCAGAGCGTCCGGGAACTCCTCACCAACCACAACCGGGAGTTCCCCGGCAACGACCACGGCCTGGGCTTCGAGCTCTACCAGCACCGGTACATGGACGCCATGGCGACGCCTTCCACCGCCGGACACACGGGCTACACCGGCACCTCGCTGGTCATCGACCCGCTGGACCGCTCTTTCGCCATCCTCCTGACCAACCGGGTGCACCCCAGCCGCGTGACCGTGAGCACCAACCCCTACCGGCGGGCGGTAGCGCGCGACGTGGCCCGCGCCGTGGCGGTCCGCATCCCCGGCAAGGAGGCCGCCTGGTTCTCCGGGCTCGGGGACGGTCTGAACCGGACCCTAGATCTCCCGCTCCATCTGCCGGCGGGCAAGAAAGATCTTGAGTTCGACCTCTGGTACGACACCGAGCCGGAGTCCGACTACGGCGCGGTCGAGATCTCGACCGACGGCGGCGAGAGCTGGCGGCCGGTCTCGGGGACCATCTCCGGCAGGGGTGGTTTCCGCGAGACGGTGGAGGGCAGGTTCACCGGCTGGTCCGGCAGGGTGTGGCACAAGGCTCGCTTCGACCTGGGCCCGTACGAAGGTCCGGCCATCCTGCGCTTCCGGTACGCCACCGACGCCTGCTGCGGCGGGCGGGGCGTCTACGTCCACGGGGTCCGGGTACGGGGCGGCGGAACAACCGTCTTCGACGGCCGGCGGCCGGGGGACCGGAGGCTCTGGCGGCCGGACGGCTGGGTCCCGAGCGGGGACTGA
- a CDS encoding nucleotidyltransferase domain-containing protein, producing MVGKRHLRALRAVYEALSGREVRWALTGSLSFALQGAPVEPDDIDIQTDREGAYEIQRALHEHVTRRVEFSSSAAGGIRSHFGELRIGGVRVEVMGDVQKRLPDGSWEAPVALERHTRRVEVEGMSVPVLALEYEAAAYRRLGRLDTARMLEEMLEKENRERGEGRHG from the coding sequence GTGGTCGGAAAGAGGCACCTCCGGGCGCTGCGCGCGGTGTACGAGGCGCTGTCGGGGCGAGAGGTGCGGTGGGCCCTGACCGGGAGCCTGAGCTTCGCGCTGCAGGGCGCGCCGGTCGAGCCCGACGACATCGACATACAGACCGACCGGGAGGGCGCCTACGAGATACAACGCGCCCTCCACGAGCACGTGACGAGGCGGGTTGAGTTCTCTTCTTCTGCTGCGGGCGGGATCCGCTCCCACTTCGGGGAGCTGCGCATCGGGGGCGTGAGGGTGGAGGTCATGGGCGACGTCCAGAAGCGCCTCCCGGACGGCTCCTGGGAGGCGCCGGTTGCGCTGGAGCGCCACACGCGCCGCGTCGAGGTCGAGGGCATGAGCGTCCCCGTGCTGGCGCTCGAGTACGAGGCCGCGGCCTACCGGCGGCTCGGCAGGCTCGACACGGCGAGGATGCTGGAGGAGATGCTGGAAAAAGAGAACCGCGAGCGCGGCGAAGGGAGGCACGGGTGA
- a CDS encoding carbohydrate ABC transporter permease — protein sequence MGKERFPVGGRLRDGTLKALLYAFLVAYAFVCLYPFFLMVVSSLKSTGEIFQSPFGLPESPSLHAYRMAWETGNFREYFLNSVLVTASSVALILLAGSMAAYPIGRHDFRGRGFLYLYFLGGLMLPIKLGVVPLFFLMTSLGLYDTRLSLVLVYAASGMPFAVFVLSAFFRTLPRELEEAARVDGAGEFRIYWQIMLPLVRPALATVAIFNFIQLWNDFFFPLVLIQTDGLRTLPAGLANFFGTYQNDWALIFAGLTITSLPLIVLYLFASKQIVRGLTAGATKG from the coding sequence GTGGGCAAGGAGCGCTTCCCGGTAGGGGGCAGGCTGCGGGACGGGACCCTCAAGGCGCTGCTCTACGCCTTCCTCGTCGCCTACGCCTTCGTGTGCCTCTACCCCTTCTTCCTCATGGTCGTCTCCTCCCTCAAGAGCACCGGCGAGATCTTCCAGAGCCCCTTCGGGCTGCCCGAGAGCCCCAGCCTCCACGCCTACCGGATGGCCTGGGAGACGGGCAACTTCCGGGAGTACTTCCTCAACTCCGTCCTGGTCACCGCTTCCAGCGTCGCCCTCATCCTGCTCGCCGGTTCGATGGCCGCCTACCCCATCGGGCGCCACGACTTCCGGGGGAGGGGGTTTCTGTACCTGTACTTCCTCGGCGGCCTCATGCTTCCCATAAAGCTCGGCGTCGTCCCGCTGTTCTTCCTGATGACCTCGCTCGGGCTCTACGACACCCGGCTCTCGCTCGTGCTCGTCTACGCCGCGAGCGGGATGCCCTTCGCGGTCTTCGTGCTCTCGGCGTTCTTCCGCACGCTGCCGCGGGAGCTGGAGGAGGCCGCGCGGGTGGACGGGGCCGGAGAGTTCAGGATCTACTGGCAGATAATGCTCCCCCTCGTCCGCCCGGCCCTGGCCACCGTGGCGATCTTCAACTTCATCCAGCTCTGGAACGACTTCTTTTTCCCGCTGGTGCTCATACAGACCGACGGTCTCCGGACGCTGCCCGCCGGCCTGGCTAACTTCTTCGGCACCTACCAGAACGACTGGGCCCTGATCTTCGCGGGCCTCACCATAACGAGCCTGCCGCTCATCGTCCTCTACCTCTTCGCCTCGAAGCAGATAGTCCGGGGCCTCACCGCCGGGGCCACCAAGGGGTGA